The sequence TCTATAACTTACTTGCCATGGTCGCGCACATCTCAATAGTTGATGATGGTGAGTGCACCTATGGGACCCTTTTTGACACTTACGtaataattaatttgcattaTGCATCTCTAACGTAAACTTTGGGCAAGATCTAACACAATAGAGCATAGTCCATAAGTTACACAAGTTTGACAGATGCCCTGTACAACCAATCCCTGGTTCGCCTTCAGGGTGCACAGAATGGTGGTATCTGGTGCGTGACAGAGAATGCAAATTAGCCCCACTCGAATTTCAAAATGACCGCTCCTGGCACATTTCGTCTCAGTGTCAGGCGGGTAGACTTCACCATTAACCTCGTTTGAACCTACTTAGCTTTCTCCACAATGTTgggaaaaaaatacattaagaAAGTTGATTATGGAGACTCTGTCAGCGTCGCTGGACAAGAGAGCAATGTGACATTTTCAAGAAAACACTCGCGAAGAGGAAAGCTTGTCTTAGCAGCGTTGTTGATCTCTGTCATCGTGGCAGTTGTCTTCATTGCTCTTTATGTGTATGAAATTACAAAGAGAACACACGAAGAAAAAAGACCCAAGAGCTGCACGTCTCCTGACTGTGTTCAAATCTCATCAGGTTgggttatttttcttttttaatttgaagttaTTTAACTTACTAAAAGGTGATGTCAGGATAGCCCGTTATATTTTAACGTTGTAGGTTCACGCATATTTAGTCGTCAGCAACTGTTTTCCGAGAggttttcataattttttaaagctaaaatcaaattcaaaatagCAAAAACGGCAGGAAAAAagtcaaactgaaaatttgatTAGCATGGTTGTCTCATTAAGCCCGTTAATCTCTGTAAGAGACAAATTGAATATCATAAACTTTCCttaacaacaaatattggagtTAGCCCGAAATTGAAATTACATCCTGATGAAAAGAATAGGAGAGGAAAAAATTCCATATATAAGTATCATTGTACTTAATTATCATGCACCTATTTTATGAGGACCAAATATTGATTGGGCAGTGTAAGCTGAATGCTTCGTAACGATGACTCAAAATCATGCAACCTACTTTCGTAACAAATGCCTTATGCGGACAACCGGTGAAGTTTATAATGAACAGAAGAAAGCGATTGTGGAAAGATGGTCAATGTATTTTGATATTGTTAAATCTGGAAGCCGTTTACGTTCTTCCGCTTTGGGACTCTTTGATTATGCTTCTCTGTAAGCCACTTCTTGAGATAATTTTCATAAGCGAAATATCTTTCAAGAGGGCCGTGataaaaagaggaaaacaaacaaagaaaagaaacactCGCAACACACATCTCAGGGAAAATCTTGCTTTACTTTCGACACGTTTCAACGTTATGGTTTTGGCACAGTGCAGGTATAATGGCGGACTGTCTCAAAGGGTGTAATTAAGGCTGTAAGTAACTTGATCACTGGTCGCATTGCCTTCATCAATCGATAAGATAGCGGGCCTTCGTTGAACAatgactgaaaagaaatgacaaaaggAGCCTTGGTTGACACATTGTGTGTTTGCACGAGACATGATGTTATAGAAGCCAATAATGTGTTCTTTCTCAGCCCCATGGCTGACTTTGTTAATTGAGCGCAGCGGACTGTTGCTCAAAAGGCCCTGGTTTCAAACCCCGAGGGATTAACTCTGGCTTTAAACCTACACAGAACACATCGCTATACATGGGCCACGTAGACACAATGTGCGGCTCTTTCTTCTTACAAGACAGATTGATTAGTTTTCATTGCATCATCACTTCAACGCGTGGCGCCAAgccaacctcattcccagggaaGAGGAACCCTGAAGTTGGACGAAGCTTTGTTTCCAGGACTAAAGAAAAGACCCTGGGTCGGAGGTTGGCGGAATATCGTCCAGTAGTTCGCGTTGTGATAACACTTGAAAGTTTGAAGCTCCTTCAGCATTCATGGTATAAATGTTTTCTCTCCAAATATAGACCCTTTGCTCAGCCAATCTGTGTCTTCAAGAGAATCAAGCACTGGAACATTCGTATTACTGGATTAGGCTTGCTTGAATGATTTAAATATAAATAGGAACATGATAGACTCTATAACTAGGACACGCTCATGTAAAGTGCATGGTTTTGTTATAACGCCAAAATCCACCAACTATTTGTCACTGGAGGAAATGGTAAAAAATATGAGAAATGACTAAGGGCAAGAAAAATCAATCAGAAAGAAAGAGCATAATTTTGGCTTAATTTTATGCCTTCCAACGATgtcatttaaatttttttgtttcagccTGGCTTGCTAAATAGTCAATCAACAGTTAATATTATGCTTGACTGAATCATTGCGATGTGGAAGTCAAAAAGGGACTTTTATCTTTACCTTTGTTATGGTTAAATGTATTTAGTTAATGAGAATGATTCGTGACTCCTAAGGGTCGCATTGGGTGCGACCAATTTTAGCCTCTCATGCATATCAATTTGGACCAATTGCATTGAGGTTCAGTAGAAAAGTTCTTGCGAAAATGAGACATGATCATTATGTGGATTCATCTGAGGAGATAAACAGCTTTCAATAGACCAGGAAAATTATTTATccataatgaaaaaaaaaaaaaggaagctgGTTGCTTCGTACGTGCATTTCAAAACAGGGCAATTATTAGAGGggctttgttgtttttcattacgtaaagaaaataattccaacaaaaaaaggcaacaatcaatgtttgtaaacattGCTCGCTTTTTACGATTGTTTTTTGTGCTTTGTTTCAAAGAGTGATAAAAAAACAACGCTCAGGCAAAATGGCGAACAGTCAGGTTGAGTATTGTCGAGCAGAAAACGGGGTAGAGTTTTCAGAAAATAGCTGCCTTGATTGCAAAGCAGTCATTTATCGACAGAAAAATAAGACTGTAACGTCAAAATTGGAAAAGTTCCTTGTCGTCTGCGTGGTGGTCTTAGTTTTCCTGTGTGCACTATTCGTGGGCTTGTATTTTTATGAAAGACAGCATCGATACCTGAAGAAGAAAGCTCCTTCTGACGATAACGAAAAATACAAATACCCAAGTACCAAATTGTATTGCTCTTCAAACGAAGCGTTCGCCCGAATTGGATTTGGTAAGAATATGTTCATTTTTTGTAGTGATATTAAGTAGTTACTaccaaaataaaattgataGTTGGCTTATTTAAAATTTCATTATGAATTCCGCTGCCATTACAATTTCAGTACCTGTTATGTAATATCGTAACATTTGCGAAAATTTATTTGGATGCCCTTACATCGGAACTCGAAAGTTGCTAAGAGTATATGAAATTGTCCATATCATGCAAATTTAATGACCCTAACCTTTATGACAACCAGACAGTTGCAAAGAAATCAAGGGGAGAAATAGAAAAAATTCAGCTGTTAATGATTCATGAGGCAGGATGAAATTTACCCAGCATTTCACAGATTAACCTTTCCAGTAGACACAATCATGTACATGCATGCACATGCCTGTAGTCGTTTTGTCGCATGTTGCCACATTTTTAGAGAGATATTTTTGCTAATGCATACagtgaatgaattttttttaatcgttcgtttattcatttatttgtttgtttatgaCTGATAACGGACAGCGTCAGCAGAttacatttaagcaatagaaaacgttttcggtgtttgcatagcctgatataaacacgagaggggttgagagaattcgagacatttatgcaaacccgagacgaagtcgagggtttgcataactgtggagaattctcccaacccctcgcgtgtttatatcaggctatgcaaacacaggaaaaaagttttctattgcttttataaaataacttcctctaaaaactacaacgcgggaaaagatgaaaaattaatttacttgtcaaaacgtatcttcctacaacattaatttgacaatgggatttttcaactgaccaatcaaaactctgatcaatcaaaatttaaactgactctgaccaatcaaaatttaaactctctttcgatgtggcgtgtgtacaacttacatcacacaagcgtgtttacatactctcatgcaaacacgcctctcggccaatcagagcgcgcgtactatcttagttattttataaaacaatttGATGTCATGCTGATTTTGCCTCACAAGGTCGAAACACCTGCCACTGGTATGTTTTTGCGCATGTGTGCCGTGAAGGCCACACCACGGGCCACACCATGCCACGGGGATATTGTTAGCACGTACAATGAAGAACCCGAAGAAGGTTGTTTTTTCCAGCCAAAATATAATACTCAAATTTACAATAACTTCACGTTGTATCCTGTTCCTCCTTAAAAAATCTTCACTTCTTTCTATAACAAACCGATTAGATCGCTTGTTTGATCCGACGTACACCAGCGGAATTCTTGTCAAAGGTTGCTTGCTGAATCTTCGAGTTGTCGAAAGCATGCGCACTTCACGAGTTCGACTACTCACCTAAAACAAAGCGTGTGGTATGACGGGATGCCTGTAATTACTATTGCTACCGATTTATCACAAGAAATCGAGACGAAATATCAACCAATCAAACAGTTAGCCAGTCAGTCaatcttgaaataaaatggcatcGAGTCAATACTCATAGAAAAAACACTTACGAAACTTCGAAACAAGattaatatgaaataaaaaaaaagcgttCTCCCCTGTCGAACGCAATATAAAGTTAACACTTTTAATTTGGTGTCACGAGTAATTTTGGCATTCTTGCAGGCATGCAAATTAATCCGTTTACAACACGAATATTCTTGCATCCAGTGCACaggttattttctttgttttaaagatGAGGACATGACCTTTCCAACGCGATTACGAAAGCAATAAATCATTATCCATTGCAACGTAACAATTACGCTCATATAAGGAAACTTACGTTTTGTTCTGTGCTTCCCAATTGTGGTTCCAAAAGTTATATAGAGATGTCCGCATTCCAGGAGGTTGCCACTTTAGCCATTGCGGACATATTATTTTAAGCAGTGAAGACTATGAGGCGTAATAcggaaacgaaaaaaaaagtgctGCATTTTATATTAATTCTCAGATTTGAACTTTCTTAGACAAATCCGAAAGCTATGGAACAACTAGATAAGCAAGTGTCCGGCTTACAGGCCATACTTTCCATATTTCGATCCAACGGAAGTTGATATCGACCAAAGAAAAGTACCAATGTTGTGTTAGCAATGCCTGTTTTCTTCCGGATTTCGTTTAAAATTCCTCACAGCGGGTGGCATAGCGCAAAGGGGAATATACCTGTCCTTGAATTCAACTTTATTGCTGAATATCATACTCAgaaaattcttttgttgtatttttacgACATACTTGACGAAAATCTATCTCTAGAACTTATTAATAGATTTTAGTTTTAGCAACCAGTACTGAAGTGGCCTCCTAATTTTACATCTCTCTCGTCACTTCTTTGCGGCAGTTGATCCAATGAAGCGTTTATAGGGTATTAAAATTCACAGCTTGTAATAAATATCCAAGCCTTTAAAGTTCTTTTGTATTTAGTCGCTTCCCTCAAAAACAGATTAGCATAAAACCCAGAACTAGACCTTGAGTCAAAAAAAGGGCACATGGCAAGGTGAAATTCATTAAATTTGATCTTGGCCGGTGATTTTTAAAGCAGATACGACACATCACTGAcaccaaatccaaagttgatGAAAGCGTAGCAGATGtgttgtcaataattattacaaatacAGCTCGAAGGACTCTATTCATCACCACTGACATCTGTTGAAAGTCTGAAGCCTCGAGGGTTATGCCTAGGACAATATACCATCGACGAGATCTCCTAAACTCGAACTATCTTTACCAACCTCCGAGCGATGAATCGCCGGTTATCGTCCGCGACCAATGCCTTGACGAATGTACATCGTTCGACGGCGACGTTGCAGTTCGGACTGACAGCGAGAAACCTTCTCCTTCGCCGACATGCTCGCAAAATGTGTCAAAACGAGAGAAGTTCATggtttttgccattttgttcCTGGGGATTTTAGCAATTGTCTTCATCGCTTTGTTCGTGAGCAAAATAGGAAAGCAGAGATCAGGACTGAATCTTAACCATCCTTCTAGAGAATCTGTTATTGTAGCTGCTGGTAAGTGTATTGTAGCAGTGCTACTCTCCAATGTTTTCAAAGCTTCCTTGGGATCACTTTACACGCTTTTACTAAATTCTACTAATTTAACATTTCGCAATTCATGTTCTCTTTGCTTCTTACTCCATGATTCAAGGTTGATCGAATCTTTGTTGATTTTCTGATTGTGAACAAAAATTGTCAGTCTACTGTAACAAATCATTTACAAAATTTCTAGTTTTCGTGATCTGTGCGCATAAACATCGAAGTAGTTTTcgcacacacaaaaaaaattaatctcgCTGGTTGTTTAACTCTCTACtcggaaaaatattttatcaaGAATCTTCCTTATATTATTTTGAGTAGCCTTGTCTTTCCGGCTGCGCTTAaacttttttggggggggaaTAATGCACAATCCGATTACGTAGTCAATGTCTCTCGTTCGTTCCAAATTCCGTTTTTAATTACTTATGATCTTATCAATAAGCCTTATTAATATTACATCACTTTCTGTTATTTTTCCGCCTTTAATGAGCTCGCATGTACTTTGTGGTCAATTGACTGAAGTCCAAGCTGTGCTGCTGTTGATAAATTCTGAATTTTGCCTTGTGAtcatttttgctatttttcctTAGCAAAAATTGTCGGAAGTTGAAGCTTCATCTGTTATTTGCTGTCTTGCGCCAACGATTAAAACATTTTGGCCTCCTTTAAAATTACATCAAAAGACTTAAATATGATTGCACGGTTTTATTCTCTGTTTAATAACTTTGGCATAATTTTGCATTCCACTAATTGTAAGGCATCATGTTTCCGTACATGGAAGTGACGATTCCACATGGCTAACTTATCTTGCCAGTTTTTGGTTTGGAAAAACAAAGTTATACTCAACACGCCATCGGGAGGGCAGTATTACTTTTAAGTGGAGGCGTCGACTTTGATACATATTTAATGATGCTATTTTAACATTGATAATTGGAATATGTCATTCCACTAATTACTGTCCACAGGACAATTAGCATGGTACGTAGTATCTAAATGGAGGTACAAACGACATAGGAAATTAAGAAAACCACTCTTATCGAATTTCTTGCGGAATAAGCGGTGTGAAACACAGAACACTTCGCCTTTATTGTCCTTCTAAcgcttttgtttgtttatttttccaaCGGGGAATCGGTTTGCGTGATGCAGTCACAACtttaagttcttcttcttcgtctgcAGCCGAAACACTTACCTCCCTAACAGAAGTATGTCCGGTACTCCCCTTTGCCAAAACAGAAAGCAAAATTGCGTTAATTTCTCATGCTGCACATTCGCTGTGCTTGTTTCTATACCCTTACGCAATGGCGACGGCAACGAGGACGTGAGAAAatgtgcatatttaatgaaaacaaaacaaaaaaaacaaacatttctgtGTGCGCTGCATGACCCACTCGTACATTTTTTCGTTTTGACGTGTTTTCGTTTGACGTTTTTCGTTCGACGTCCCCTACgaaacaacttttattttgGAGTGACGTCCTCGTTGCTGTCGCTATCGTCTTTGCGTTAGGTCCTTAGTGTCCAATTTCCTCCCAGAGTCTTCGTGCAGCCtctgaaaacgtttttttttttttaacttaaagcCTTAAAAGGCTTAAAAGGCTCATAAGGCTCATGAAAATCAGTCTCGGAGCTCGAGCATATCTGGAAGAGGAAAATTAGCTGAACCGTCTATTTTCTGCACGATGGAACATTTTTGGAAACACATTCACAACATAATCATGATATCGGTCACGATAGCCATACCTCAGACAGTTAACTTTCTGCTAAGGAATAACTAATTGTAGATCGCTTAGGGAAATACActgtttaaaaaacaaaacaacaaacaaacaggaTCGCTTTAAAATTGACCAAATATTAGAAATTAATAAGAGGAGCGCATAACTATCGTCATCATAATTCTATTTGCGGGTTACAGGCCCTGATCTGATGACGTCCGGTGTTTGTTTCCAAAAATAGGATTGAGCAGCCGGTTGAAACCATTTCCATTTCGTATAGTTCTTCCGATGTTTGTGCGATCCATGTAGAGTTGTCTTTTTGCAATTGTCTATAGATCATCGTTTCTGCCATCTGGCGTTGTGAACTGTAATCATTTTGGTGGGTTGGTACTGTTTCGACGGACTGTATGTTCTAAGTATTTCAAGAattgtttatttcaaaatgtttctATTCTTGGCTGTTCAAAATGACAAAAGACCAATTGACCTCAACACTGACCCGCTCATGACGGCTTTGACCGTCTTTCTTAACTTTCTGTAACACCCCAACAAtacataaacaatagccttcatttggcgcgaaaatatgctcggatatttgtccgcggagattatctgttccgagaagcgaacagttttccgagagcgaagctcgaggaaaactgtgagcttcgaggaacagataacgtccaaggacaaatatccgagcatattttcgcagtcaaattgaggctattgtgtttattatccatcggttttaaaaattggggaatatcctcggatatatcctcggatattccccagttttagctggagAATATATTCGCCCACATGACctgtttagaccaatcgcgcgcgagcgaaaatatttgatggattataattacCGATATCAAGGGTTGCATGAAAGAATACTTGACCAAGTCAGACATGAAAGATCGAGGCTTTCAAACAAAAAGGATGCTTGGACAGAGATTGTTTATATCCTTTCCTTGCCTTCCAAAAAAAGCCATGACGGTTCCGAACTATGAAATTTTTCCGAGATCGTCAAACAGAAAAATACAACTAAAATAGTGCTTTTGTATGAAGCAAAATGGGTTCACCTTAAGAATACTCAAGATCTTAAGAAATGAAAATGCATGTAGTCATCAATGTTgtatttctttgccttttttgcaGATTTGCTCAAAGCTATGAATCATTGTGCGGATCCCTGTCAAGACTTTTTCGAGTACGCCTGTGGTTCGTGGATAAAAGAGCATTCTATCCCTGAGAGCAAGTCATCATGGAGCCAGTTTCGAGTTCTCTACAAGAGGAACGAATTGGTGATGAAAGAACTTATCCTCGACAACAAAGAAGCTAGAGAAAAGTATAAAGATGTAGGCATatgttatttcttctttttcccaAGTTGTATTTTAGCGGACGGACTTTCAGTTTGCCACCATTTTTTTATCGTTCATTTAAGCTAAGGACACTGAGGGTTGGCGAAGTGGTTAGAACAATTGGCTTCTTCCAAAGTGGCCTGGCTTCGCTTCAACAGCCTCAACGATTCAATTTGTCcattggttctctactctgtatCGAGAGGTTTAGTCCCGGGTACTCCAATTTTCTCCTCAAtttaatagaccatattcgtattctcagtattggactggaactagcttaatgcaatggaggctaatgcggggaaatcttttcaaatgcaaataatttttaatgtcttcccccgcattagcctccattgcaagccaGTTCCAGGTCAATACTGAGagtacgaatatggtctattgattTGTCGTCTCCTTAATTAGAACAGCAACTGTGCTCGGCAAAATACTCTgggaaaggtttagtttctgaagaaactaaAGCGCCGAATGGGTGGAGAAGTGAAACAATacaatttggtatcaaacgagttgataagagacaaattaccaccgtaaaatgATCACAAAGATGAAGTCGTTTTTGTAATagagaggttttcaaatgactgtcgaaaaaacaaaaccaaagcaattactccgaccaatcacaacaggagcaggcagcgcgatgaaccaatcaccattcttagcaattacctgtaactcgctcgaagcgcgggaaaatcacgcgtacattggtttttattttgattctcattggttgaaaaactggcgcgagtcttttaagccaatcacaaagcgTAGCAATcccaatcacgtaattactttcgacagtcatttgaaaactgctctaagacGTCTGCAATTACAAGTAAGATATGTAGTGGTACATAATGCAACAGCAACGTCGTGTGCTTAATTTTTCTACCCAGAATGTCGCTGTTATGAAAGGTTTCGACATGTTTGATTCATGTATGGACAAAGAAGGCGTCGAGAGCCTGGGTGCGAAGCCGCTGTTAGATTTGATTAAACAGTATGGGTCCTGGAACGTTACCGATGGAAATTGGACGGAGGAATCGTGGGACTTCATGGACACATTcgtcaaaattcaaaaataccTTTCCATTGCTCCACTCTTCAACATGTATGTCTCTGCCGATCTAAAGGATTCAACGAAAAATATCATAGTGGTGAGAATTCACTCGTCTTTTACCGGTTTTTCTATGACATGAAATAGCTAAGAGTAAAGCTAATCCTAGCGGTAAGTAGACGGTACCCAGTTGAATACCTGAGTGGAAAACTCAAGCTTGCAAGcaatgaaatcattgaaaaCTCGTTAAGTCTTTTAAACAGTCAGTCTCTTGTCCCTTAAGATCTAAAATGTAGATACGTTACTACGTTACTAGCATAATGGTCAATTTTAAAGCTAGGATATTTTGAGGCCGTGCGTGGAAGAAACAAGTAAAACTGTATGAGAAGCTAAAGAAACTAGATGTCAGTAACCTGAGAGTAATTCTAACCTGTTTAAGAAGCGTAATGAATTTTGCACAACCGAGGACAGATCCAGCCGTTGCTGAGAGCGGGGATCAAAACCCGAAACATACACATACAAATCTGGTGCTGGGCTCAGACGCCACTTCCTTGTAAGGCAAAATGAATCTAATGAGTAATGGGCAAAATCAATTTGCTCGTCTTTTCCACAGTTAGACCAGTCCGGTCTGGGAATTTCTCCTGAAGCCTTTTTCAAGAATACGTCTTATCACAGAAAGGTGAGTTAATTAAATGGCAGTTCAATATTGAACCACATTGCGTTAAAGCCCACCTCCCAGCCCAATGATTGCCTTTCATCGCATCTTTCAACCTATACAGGTCCGTAAAGCATATAAAAAACTTATGGTCGATCTTGCTAAGCTTCTTGGAGAAAAACCAAACACAGAGGCAATGATGATGGAAATTTACAATTTTGAAGAAACTCTAGCCAAGGTGAGCCATAATTAAAGAAACACTATAGCTAAAAAAGGTCTGCATTTGTACAAGATGAACGAAGAGACAAGATTTCATGTCCACAAGTGATCAATTTCGATAATtcttcaaaaataaataaatctaaTATctaatacatacatacatacatacatacatacatacatacatatatatatatatatatatatatatatatatatatatatatatatatatatatatatatatatatatatatatatatatataaaactaactgcagacagtactgtttcggccttctgggcctcatcagtgcagtgctgatgctgaaatgaaggtgaagctttaaaaggcacctcgagcttcccacgaatgtggtaactcagtcctgccagagtgctcgaactagagtactctagtcagcgtgcgcaattgctaaatggcaaggactcatcccagatagagtgctcaatttggtttttacaccaaagagctatatctaactgcagacagtactgggcctcatatatatatttctgaacagaaaaaaagaaaacggtaAAATAatgccattttgaaaagggaCCAAGAAGCGCGCATTGTTTTAGAAGGATTCACTGATCACGTTGCTTTATTCAACAAAACCTTTATTGTATATGCGTGTTCTGATATTTCCCTTGgtatatatttttcaatttcagaaCTTCATTCCAAGAAAACTGCGCAGAGATACGAGCAAACTTTACAAGAAGATGACAATAGACGACTTCATTAAAGCAAGCGATATCTCGGTCAGCTTTCGGCTTGATTTCTGAAAAACTGCAAATTAAAGATGTTTTATACCACTTTTATAAAATCTGGCTCAATGCTGCTGGCCACAGTTCTAAGTGCATtcttgttgctttcttttttctctcgaGAAGCAACAAAGTTTTTCAGGAAAGTTAGGCACGAAGTGTTAAATGAcgcaaacaacaaaaacaaaacaaaacacttatACAAAAAATTCGCCGGCTTCATGTGCACTTCAAGTCTACTAATCATTTATAGAAAAGAGAGCTCGTCCTCATCTAGCTTTACATAATCTAGGCTGCACAGACTTACCGATTGCATAAGATTGCTGTCAAATAAATGAAGAACAAAGACGTCAAAGGCGATAGCACATATGCTAGAGTAAGAGAAAGTAAAAACAGGAAGATACTTGAACAAGTGACTTGAACAAAATCGACTTGAACAAAATCGaattaaatttgtaatttctcaAATTCTgtgaatttgtaatttgctaTTTTAATCTTGTTTCCTTGTTACCTCTTAGATCGACCTAATGGACTTTCTAAAGCGAATGTTCATTGAAACAGGACATGAGATCACTAGCGAAGAAAAAGTTGTGTCATTTGGCTTGCAATACGTCAAGAACATGTCGCGGATTTATAACGCAACGAGCAAGAGgtagaaaatcaaaatgtagcaTAAGTTTAAAATGACCGGAGAATTTCTATGAAGTGCTAACATACAAAGCAAGCTAATTCTGATGAACACTTTACTGGATGAAGCTGTGCAAGTAGGGGAGATCGAAGCGGTTCTCTTCAAGCTACCAATCGAAGGTCGTTGACAACCTAAATTTAGTCATTAGTTGTAAACATAAAAAAACTCTCCTACTTATGGG is a genomic window of Acropora muricata isolate sample 2 chromosome 8, ASM3666990v1, whole genome shotgun sequence containing:
- the LOC136924719 gene encoding endothelin-converting enzyme homolog isoform X2 codes for the protein MPRTIYHRRDLLNSNYLYQPPSDESPVIVRDQCLDECTSFDGDVAVRTDSEKPSPSPTCSQNVSKREKFMVFAILFLGILAIVFIALFVSKIGKQRSGLNLNHPSRESVIVAADLLKAMNHCADPCQDFFEYACGSWIKEHSIPESKSSWSQFRVLYKRNELVMKELILDNKEAREKYKDNVAVMKGFDMFDSCMDKEGVESLGAKPLLDLIKQYGSWNVTDGNWTEESWDFMDTFVKIQKYLSIAPLFNMYVSADLKDSTKNIIVLDQSGLGISPEAFFKNTSYHRKVRKAYKKLMVDLAKLLGEKPNTEAMMMEIYNFEETLAKNFIPRKLRRDTSKLYKKMTIDDFIKASDISIDLMDFLKRMFIETGHEITSEEKVVSFGLQYVKNMSRIYNATSKRILANYMMWHVVLRFAPYLSSQFAVAFADYRKSVSGVAGEDPRWQDCLSSVDGSFGMPFGLLFVDKAFEGESKKSAEEMIHDIRHVFLANLDKVDWMDDDTKEKAKEKAEAIRENIGYPSFLTNKTALGMMYEGFEIRKDNYFQNIIESFKFYNLKNYEKLGKPVDKERWGMTPPTVNAYYSTIDNKIAFPAGILQRPFYDHRFPKSLNYGGIGMVVGHEITHGFDDNGRQFNKEGNLAKWWSNKSIEAFKNKTACLVKQYSGYKFHGKNLKGSQTLGENIADNGGIKQAFQAYQNWKKRSRKGIPEPPLPGLENFSNEQIFFLGFAQIWCSKFRDEAASSQINYGVHSPGKFRVIGSLSNFDEFSKAFGCKKGSPMNPDKKCSVW
- the LOC136924719 gene encoding endothelin-converting enzyme homolog isoform X3, encoding MANSQVEYCRAENGVEFSENSCLDCKAVIYRQKNKTVTSKLEKFLVVCVVVLVFLCALFVGLYFYERQHRYLKKKAPSDDNEKYKYPSTKLYCSSNEAFARIGFDLLKAMNHCADPCQDFFEYACGSWIKEHSIPESKSSWSQFRVLYKRNELVMKELILDNKEAREKYKDNVAVMKGFDMFDSCMDKEGVESLGAKPLLDLIKQYGSWNVTDGNWTEESWDFMDTFVKIQKYLSIAPLFNMYVSADLKDSTKNIIVLDQSGLGISPEAFFKNTSYHRKVRKAYKKLMVDLAKLLGEKPNTEAMMMEIYNFEETLAKNFIPRKLRRDTSKLYKKMTIDDFIKASDISIDLMDFLKRMFIETGHEITSEEKVVSFGLQYVKNMSRIYNATSKRILANYMMWHVVLRFAPYLSSQFAVAFADYRKSVSGVAGEDPRWQDCLSSVDGSFGMPFGLLFVDKAFEGESKKSAEEMIHDIRHVFLANLDKVDWMDDDTKEKAKEKAEAIRENIGYPSFLTNKTALGMMYEGFEIRKDNYFQNIIESFKFYNLKNYEKLGKPVDKERWGMTPPTVNAYYSTIDNKIAFPAGILQRPFYDHRFPKSLNYGGIGMVVGHEITHGFDDNGRQFNKEGNLAKWWSNKSIEAFKNKTACLVKQYSGYKFHGKNLKGSQTLGENIADNGGIKQAFQAYQNWKKRSRKGIPEPPLPGLENFSNEQIFFLGFAQIWCSKFRDEAASSQINYGVHSPGKFRVIGSLSNFDEFSKAFGCKKGSPMNPDKKCSVW